GGCGCTGAGGCGCACACGCCCCCCGACACGCGCGCACACATGGGGTGATGGATGGGGGGCAGCGCGGCGCAGCGTAGGGGGCCATGGCGCGCAAGAAATGGCATTGGCATGGCGTGGCCGCATTGACAAAAGGCCGCGGCACCGCAATTTGCCGCCCCCCAGTTGCCATGTGGGGGAGACGAGGGCGGGTGGGAGGCTGCCCCCTACACCAGCAGTCGTCGCGCACCACCAGCACCGCAGCCCCCATctatcccctcctccctcgcgcttgctgctgctcccttcttctcctcctccttggttCATCCTCTTCCCCTCTTGATCGATCACCGCCGACAATTCGCCGTCCGCTCTAAAGGGCCGCCGGTTCTTGCGGCGATTGGCCATTGGGATCTTGAGTTCTTTGCCCTGGCGAGCTGCATTGCCGAATTGAGGCGCCGATTTGGGGGAAGATTGCTGCTGCATTGATGAATGCCGGGGCTATAGCACTCACTGGTTTAGGGGTAGGTCAAAGGGTTGAAAAGAGGGTTTTTTTTTGATGCGAGGTGTTTTGGGGGGTTGCTGGACCATTCCCCAGGTCCGGTGCGGCGCAGCTAACCCATCCTTGTCCTTTTGCAGATTCGATGTCACGGGCACCCGGATGTCATTGCCGATCGCCCTTGTAGTCGGCATttccgccggcggcgccactttgctcgcggcggcggccgtgctccTCGCGCTCTggtgcgcggcgcggcgcagggcGCGGCGTAACCGCAACTCCGACACCGGCTCCTCCGACCCTTCGACGCTAGGTGGGTGAACTGAGACGGCTAATTCTTGCATTCCCCATCGACATCATTTTTTTTGTCCACCGTGCTAACTGCCAATGCAATGCGTCAGTGGAGTGGGGCAAGGGGGGCCGGAGCTCGTtggcgccggagccggagacgGAGCATCAGGTTGCGAGGCAATTCTCGCTGGAGGAGCTTGTGCAGGCAACAAAGAACTTCAGCGACGCCAACATCGTCGGCGCGGGGAGCTTCGGATTGGTGTACATGGGGCTGCTTCTTGATGGCACGATTGTCGCGATCAAGAGGCGTGTAGGGGCGGCAAGGCAGGAGTTTGCTGATGAGGTAAAAGTGTCGATCAAAGTATGATTCTAGGGACATTGTTCTGCATTGGAAAGTTTTCTTCTGCACTCTGTCATCCTCATACTTGCTTAGTCTCTGATGTGCATTTGCCATAATTATTTTGTCAAGTATTAACAGTTTTCAACCATTGATGTTTTGGTACTTTCTGCGATCTGACCTGGAAGTTCTGGATGCACTGTGTTATTTGGATTCGGCACTTAACTGCAATAATTTGCATTTTGTTTTGGGCAGTAATGGAACACTTTTAGCCAATGCAAATGACAAGTTGTGGTGTTATGAAGATCTTTCCTTTCTCTGGCAACCATTGTTGTTTTCTAGTCTAACAAATGCCATAAATTAGCCAAGGACAAGTAAAATAAATGCATTTGTCGTTGCCTAAAAGTTGGTTCTTAATAGTTCGATTGTCCCTTGCAAAATGTAGGTTAGGTGGCTCTCAGAGATTCGTCACCGAAACGTTGTAACTCTCATTGGTTACTGTCAAGAAGGGGGTCTACAAATGCTGGTGTACGAGTACCTGCCCAATGGCAGCGTCTGTGGCCATCTGTATGGTAATGTTCAGCTCTTGTTAGGAAAAAGGATCGTAGCCTTCCTTGCCTTACTACCTCTGAAGCTTCACATTATTTACCAGGGAAAGGCTCCACGGCACGGCTTGAGTTCAAACAAAGGCTGTCAATAGCCATTGGGGCAGCTAAAGGTAGGAAAACTGTGAGATTTGCCCTTTTTCTGGGTTACTGGCTTGAATTAAACTTAATGGGAGTTCAATCCTGTTGCAGGTTTAAACCATCTGCACAGTCGCGATGTTCCTTTGATTCACAAAAACTTCAAGACAAACAATGTGCTTGTTGATGAAAATTTCATTGCAAAGGTGGCTGATGCTGGACTTGTTAGGTTACTTAGAGGGTCTGACGAAGCTGGCCCATCACATGGGTTCAGTAGCAGTGTCTACCAAGACCCAGAGTAAGTTTAGTTACCAGGTTCATTTAAGAAAACGTGAATGTAGGCCACTTCACAATAACATGTGCACTAGTTTTCTGTGGTGAAAGCAGTGCTTTTTAGTACCATCAGTTTAATGCTGCTAAATATTTGCAGTTGTGGAATGTTTTGTTTTGCTCATTCAACATATTGTGCATGCATATATGTAGGGTACAATCGGTGGCTCAGTTCTCTGAAAGCAGTGATGTGTACAGCTTTGGAGTTTTCCTTTTGGAGCTAATTACTGGCAGGGAAGCAGCTTCCTTGATGCCTCCAGAATCCAGAGAATATCTGGCCCACTGGGTAATTTCCACTGACATGTAGCTGTAAGTTGCCTAGAAAAGAAGTTATTGAACTCCTGCTGTTTGTTTCATATTCTCCAGCAAAGTCTCTTATCTAATGTGTCGAGGAAACATGAAAAGCTCCAACCACCTTTTTGCTCGGGGAAAGAAAAGATTCTTCTCTTCATTTGGTCCATCAATTAGCATAGAGTTAGCTTACCTATGTGTGCATTCTGCATTGACAAAATGGAATTTCCAAAACTTGATAACAGCTGGAACATATCAGCTTAACATCATTTTTCATGCTCATTAGGCATGATAAGTACCAAGTCATGCTGCAGGAGCACATAAATTCCTCTTAGGATTTCTGTTCTTGAATACTGAAAGTCCTATCATTATGGTGTTTTCCTATCTCAGTTGAGACATAGTAACCTTTTAGAGAAAAATAACAATGTAAAAGATGAGCTGCAGTTTCTCCTTTCagagaaaaataacaaaatttAAAAATGAGCTGCAGTTTTTTGTGAATAAGaatattttttaactaactgCCCACTGACAGACATTTTCTTGTCACATCGAAAGATGGAAGCACATTTCAGTTCAAATGAATTGATTGACCCAAGATTAGGCGGCAGCTTCACTTCAGAAGGCATGAAGGAGCTTGTTGGCCTTGCCTTCCAGTGCCTGAACCCATCATCAAGACGGCGACCAAGGATGAGGCTGGTCGCGACTGAGCTAGACCGAATTCTGGAGACGGAGATGTCCATGACGACGTTCATGGGTGACGGAACCGCCATCGTGACACTGGGGAGCCAATTGTTCACGTCGTGAAGGCGACGAAGGATTGATTTCATGTCTGCTATTTGATGACATGATGATTGCCTGTAGGAGCGAAGCAGCTGTTGTTTCTGCCAAGCTGTGCTCGCTCTGCATTGTTGTGAAATGCCATGTATGGTTATTTTTTTGAGCTTGTCATGGTTGATATAGTTTGGTAGGAGGGGTGAGAAGAAATAGAGCTGTATgcatttctctttttcttcttcttttcgtCGTCTGGAGGAAGAATTGTATGTAATTTTCAGATTGTTCATTTCCAATGTACTGGCAGATTGTCCGTTGCCCTTCAGTGTTTTAAGCTATGAATGGGCTAATTCAGAGTTACCGTGCTAAGTTGGCATTGCTGAAGTGCTCATGGCGATATATATTGGGTATGAAAACAAGAAGTGAGAGCCGTTGCGAGTTAGAACTTGAGGATTCTGGTTGTTCTAAGAGCGCTACTGGTGAGCATGATACGCTTCTAGTATAAGACAATTTTCTTCTCTCTAGTACAAAGACACAATTTCTCTGATGTATTCGATCGAGGGGGAAAGGAACAGTCGAACAAACATTATATGAAGTGAGAGCTGTATGTATTTGGTTATACAGTTGAAGGCACCACGTTGCTCCGACGGGCCCATGTATGAATATAGGCCTTGATGCTCGTAGTTGGGAGCCCAAACAACGAATAGCAGCCCGTCTAGAGGTAAACTTGAGCGCCGATCTCGGTTGGCCGCGGCAGCGAACCCGCACTCAGCAGGAGGAGGGCGCGAGCCGCCACCGCGACTCCGACAGGTGCAGGAGCgacgccacccgccgccgctgacTGGCGCCTCCCGCCTCGGCCCTCTGCCCAGCCAGCCGGACAGGTGGCCTCAACGCCGCGTCCGTCATCCCTTCCGGTGTTCCAGAACCCCGACCaggccccggccgccggcggcccgcACGGCCGAACCTCCGTCGGCGCCTCCCCCGCCTCGAAtccgcccccctcctgccggctgccgcgaGTCCTCGACTTCGGCCCTCCACGCCCGCGGATCTAATTCCAAGGTATGGAAATTGCAAACCCTAGCCTGTTGTAGATGAAGGGATCCCGTAGATGAATTGATGCAGTTTTTTTAGAGGAACAAACACTAATTATGATCTCACTGTAGTAGATTAAATGATGTACCTTGTAGGAATCGAGGACTCGGTTGATTGTTGATACACTGTATATTTTATCTGTAGGATTATTCAAGTATGAAGAGGAATAGGGACATCGCATGTTTCGAACTTGATGTATTTGAACAATTTGTGTTGCGATTTATGCAAGTTTCAAAACTTAATTGTGGAATTTAAGACTTAATATGTTATTTTATACTTGAAGTGTGTTTTTTACCATATTATGCAATGGATAATactgaattgtatgtggaaaaGTTGGCGTGCCATACCCTATGTCAAAATCCTAGGTCCGCACTGCACTCATGTCCTATGCTGGGTCCGCCCTTGTTAATATATTTTACATCGATCAGGTTGTCTGTGTTCTTCTGACAATAACTTGCATATTGTTTGTTTCTCGATTTGGGAATTGTATTAGAAGGTTGGTAAGAGAAGAGTCAATGAATATAATTCAGTTATTCAGTGGCTATGTTAGGgaacttcctttttttttgtaaaaaaagaTCATATGCTATGCTCTGAACTGTAAATTTATGATTGTACCAAGACAGTTGTGGTGTAATATGCTTCTACTTATTCAGAGGCAGGTAATATTCTTTTTGAAATGTCGCTTTGTTGTTATTACAGGAATCTGAATTAAGACGAACTTTAGTGTGATGTCTTTCCTGAGATTGTTACCTCAAAGACTACCTCATCTTATCAGGTATTTTTACTAAGGTCATGTATTATAGATACTCCATTTATGTGTGTCCATAATTTCCTGAAATTGCCAGAAAATAGATCATGTTTTCATGTACTTTCTTGATGCTCTCTCTCAGGCAGGTGGAGCAAGATGTTGAGACTGTAATCCATGTTCTCCAGCCAGGTCCAATAGGAATCGTGGAGCACAAATTCACAGACGTGGAGATCCTTGAGGCCAGGGCCACAGTAAAAAGAGCAGTGGATAATTGGCAAAGGAACTGGGCCCTTGAGAGAAATCTTGGTAGTGGTTCTTTTGATAAATGGAAGAAGTGATATAGCCCTCAATTAATCAATTCCTCATGACTCCCAGCTGCAGTACTTGAAATAAAAGGGTGCCATGGGCTATGGCTGGCCCCAACCGTTGCCACTCAATAGTTGATTTGTTTATTCCCTTTACGAATTCATGGAACTGTGATGTATATACTTCATGTCCCTATTGCTGTGACTGTGAAGAACGTCTGCTTATCGAGTGTTCTGTAAATTTTTCTAATTTGCAGCAGCTTTATGCTTATGTTGTACTTCATGGCTTGAAAGGGATCCGAGTCAGATTCAATGGCTTATTtgggagatttttttttcatttttcatcatACTTCTCTGCTGCACATTTTACTTTTGCCCATATCACTGTTGGCTTTACCTATTGAATGTGAGCCAGACTGCTCGTTGTAGTTGCTGCACAAAGATTCAAATGCAGAACTCCAGGCATCTTCATGCTAGCGGCACGTTAGGCTAGATTTTGCATTTTGCTTTAACAGTTATGATGAAAAGTAATGTGTTTACAGCTGATGCAACAGCAGTTGGCTTAGGTCAGATTTTGCACTTTGCTGTAGCAGTTGTCAAAAGagtgtttttttaattttacaGATGAATCAACACACAGCTGGAatagctcagttggttagagcGTGTGGCTGTTAACCACAAGGTCGGAGGTTCAAGCCCTCCTTCTAGCgaattttttattgtttttcctttttctttcaagTTTCAAACTTAAGCAAAGCAACCAtgattttcccttttttttcaagTTTCAAACTTAAGCAAAGCAATCATGATTTTGCATTACATCAAattatttatgttttctttcttttttcctttttctaaatTCAGACTTAGACAAAGTAACTACTAACGAATTAACACTTTAGtttgttttccctttttttaCAAGTTTGAAACTTAAGCAAAGCAACAATGTTTGTATTACATCAAATCATTtctgctttctttttctttcctttttctaacTTCAGACTTAGACAAAGTAACTACTAACGAATTAACACTTTAGTGAAAACAAAACGCTAATTAAGAAGGCTCTTGGCCGCACGCTGCATCGTTAAGATTTAGTAAGAACGAAGCCCAAGTCTCCACTTTGACTGCCAGCTTTTCTCCATTTCGCTTCAGCCAACTTACTTCCGGCGCTTTCCATCTTGTCTGTTCTTGAACAGCCTCGGTTGGTGCTTCAACAAGCATTGCTGCGAATTTGGCTGATGCTTTAGCACTTGGACATCTCTCCCTTCTTCTCTTTTTGCATTGACCTTTCCTCTCTGTCTCTCCAAAATAGCATCCAGAGGAGAGTACAGAGTAGAGTATTTGTTGGAGATGCCCAAGAGGGCCGGGCTCATTTGGATATGCTGGTTCATTAAGCAAGTTTATAAATGCAAATCACCGGCAAGTTTGATTAACCCTAGGAGCTAATAAATTTGCCGCACGTCCTGCTGCCGGGCAGGGCTCCTGCCAGTGCTGCGGCCGTAGGGCTCCTGCACAACTTGCCGCACGCAAGTGCTGCTGCCGGCCAGGTCCCTGCCGCACGCAAGGtttctgccaccgccgccacacctGTGGACTGCTGTAGAGGTGTCGCTCGGTTGCACACTTCATCAGATCGTATGACTACTTCCTCGACGTCGATCGGATCGACTACTTGCGCTTCGTCAAGACTTCCGCTGCGACGCGCGACGAGCGAAGGTATAATCTATGATGCAAGTGATCCTATTTTACGCGGTTATATTTTTgtgtgctagcgagtagcataccGTATTTCCCAACAATGGTACCAGGGCTGTGCTTGTGCTATTTTTGATCTAGAttaaaatttttgcatggttggtTGTAGATCAGACCGTTTTGACGAATAGCGTTGCGCGCGAATTGAATTGTTTTACTCCGTTTTTGTTTCCTCATTATGTGACTGGCTAACTGGCCGTCTTTACGACAGCGCGCGAGCGTCGTGCGGCTTGACCACGAGGTTGTGAGTTTGTGTAGCGAAACAGTCTATACGCGACGTGAACGGCTATGTCGACTAGAACGCCATGTCTGTTAGCTTGCTGGCAGCATGCAAAAAATCTGTTATATCCATTATCGGCTGACAAGACCATATCGTGTTTTAATAAAAAAGGGGGGACACATTGCATCGTTTGTAAAAGCATCTAACTCATTTTTGCAGAGAATGATGTGATGGTATGGCCCcaaaatcatgtgatgatctgTGTGTAATGAATTCGTGTGGCTTGAGTGTCACAAATTGTTACAGCCGGGTTGAGTCAGCCTGCGTGCCACTCATGTGATGTAatttataattttaatttaGCTACTAGCATGCATTAGCTGAATTAGATTATGTAATTCATCGACACGAGCGAAGCGACTTGGCGATCGTCATACCTTGGAGAAGGTGCCCAAGATGCATGCGGACTGGCGGTCGTCAACATGTGCTAATTTTTGTTGGACGAAGAAAGGCCATACTATCACAATAATTTGATTATCTGTAATGATTATTATTATGCATTGCCTGTGATGAGCATGATAAATTCCTCACGAAAAATTAAGATTTTATGTCCTTCCAACAGCTGCACCATTGGGGTCTTGTTAGTAGGTGATGGGTGTGCCAAAGCACGGTGTCATCTTCTATCTTGATCCATTGGGTGGTGTTGGACACCACGGCATagtgttggtttgcttgacagagCTATCAAGTCGGACTTGGGCTTTGGCGCATAAGTGTTGGGAGCCGAGACATATTATGTCGCCCAACAAACGAGAGTCGCATTGTATGCGATTGGCAAATATTGCCTACCTTGTTCACTATGATGCTAGTGGTGATGCCAAAGCTCACTAGTATCACAGGGAACGTTGGATCTCGTCCTGCTATGCAACGTCGAGGGACGTTCGCACAACATAGCAGGACTTCTTTTATTAAACGTGTTAATAAAAGAAGTGATAATCATTGCGTATCTTACTGTTGTAGAAAATATCGAGTGCATCAAACTTCAATATGCGATCGATCCTAGATAGAGAAAAGCTAAACAGAATAAACTTTGTTGATTGTAATCggaacctgagaattgttctcagatAAGAAAAAAAGGAGTACGTTTTCAATACACCTTACCCAGAAGAGCCTCAGAATGTCGCGCACACCACTAGTGCATATCATGCTTATGTGAAGCATACTGATGATGCGGTGGATGTGCAGTGCctgatgcttgcttgcatgaacTCTGAGCTGCAGAAGCAATTTGAGAGTACTAACCCGTACGATATGATCATGGGGTTGCGTGGCAAGTTCGAAAACCAGGTGAGGGTTGGCAGGTTTAATACCTTAAAGGTTCTGTTTGGTTGCAAACTTGCTGAAGGTGCTCCAGTCAGCCCTCATGTGATTAAGATGATTGGGTACATTGAAAGCTTGCAGAGGCTGTGTTTTCCCCTCGGTGACGATCTCATCACTGATGTGATACTGCAGTCTCTGCCTGCTAGCTTTGAGCCATTCATCCTGAACTATCGCATGGATGGTTTGAAGAAATCGTTGACTGAGTTGCATGGGATGCTAAAGACAGCAGAGGCGAGTCTTAGGAAGACTCTTGGTCATGTGATGATAGTCCAGAAGGGTAAGAAGCATAAGTGCCCAACGAAGGTTAAGAAACCTGCCGAAAGTGGGACTTTTGGACAAGCGTCCAAggccaaagtaaaaaaaatgctGGTGCCTCCCCTGATGATGCTTGCTTTCACTATGGTGCAAAGGGGCATTGGTCGAGAAATTGCAAGAAGTACTTGGAAGataaaaggaagaaaggaggtgCGACCTCCACTCAAGGTATTAATGTTATTGAAATTAATCTTGCTACGTGTTCTAATAATTcatgggtatttgatactggtGCAATGATTCACACTTGATAATAATTAGATGCTTTGCGAGAGACGAAGTGGATTTGCATGTCGGGAATGGAGCAAAGGTTGCTGCGTCGGCCGTCGGCACTTATCCATTGTCATTGCCTTCTGGATTAGTGCTAGAActcaataattgttattttgttcctgcaTTAAATAAGAATATTATTTCATCCTCATGTTTAGAGGATTATGGTTATGAATTCATAATAAAGAACAAATGTTGTTCCATTTTTATGAATGGCATGTACTATGGGAGATGTCCTATTGTGAATGGGCTTTACGTTCTTGATCTAGAAGATGCAGAAATTAATAGCATTTGTACTAAGAGAACTCGCATAGATAACTCAAATCCTacttacttgtggcattgtcatttaGGCCATATAGGCGAGAAACACATAGAGAGGCTCCATAAACATGGTCTTTTCGATCATTTCGATTTTGAATCAATTGAGACATGCGAGTCATGCCTACTTGGAAAAATGACTAAAACTCCCTTTGTTGGATAAAGCGAGAGAGCAAGCGAGTTATTAGACCTAGTACATACGGATGTATGTGGTCTAATGAACTCGGTCGCAAGAGGTGGTTTTCAGTACTTTATCACATTTACTGATGACTTGAGTAGATATggatatatctatttgatgaggAATAAGGCAGAATTCTTCAAGGAATTCCAAAATGAAGTACAGAATCATACCAGCAAGACAATTAAATTCCTATGATAGGATTGTGGTGGagaatatttgagccatgagtttagcgaTCATTTGAAGAGTtgcgaaattgttccacaactgaCTCCGCCAGGAACACCGTAGTGGAACGGTGTGTCTGAGTGGAAGAATCAAACCTTGTTGGATATGGTGAGGTCTATGATGAGTCAAGCTGATCTTCCATTGTATTTT
This sequence is a window from Setaria italica strain Yugu1 chromosome III, Setaria_italica_v2.0, whole genome shotgun sequence. Protein-coding genes within it:
- the LOC101753088 gene encoding probable receptor-like protein kinase At2g39360 isoform X2, producing MSLPIALVVGISAGGATLLAAAAVLLALWCAARRRARRNRNSDTGSSDPSTLVEWGKGGRSSLAPEPETEHQVARQFSLEELVQATKNFSDANIVGAGSFGLVYMGLLLDGTIVAIKRRVGAARQEFADEVRWLSEIRHRNVVTLIGYCQEGGLQMLVYEYLPNGSVCGHLYGKGSTARLEFKQRLSIAIGAAKGLNHLHSRDVPLIHKNFKTNNVLVDENFIAKVADAGLVRLLRGSDEAGPSHGFSSSVYQDPEVQSVAQFSESSDVYSFGVFLLELITGREAASLMPPESREYLAHWTFSCHIERWKHISVQMN
- the LOC101753088 gene encoding probable receptor-like protein kinase At2g39360 isoform X1; translation: MSLPIALVVGISAGGATLLAAAAVLLALWCAARRRARRNRNSDTGSSDPSTLVEWGKGGRSSLAPEPETEHQVARQFSLEELVQATKNFSDANIVGAGSFGLVYMGLLLDGTIVAIKRRVGAARQEFADEVRWLSEIRHRNVVTLIGYCQEGGLQMLVYEYLPNGSVCGHLYGKGSTARLEFKQRLSIAIGAAKGLNHLHSRDVPLIHKNFKTNNVLVDENFIAKVADAGLVRLLRGSDEAGPSHGFSSSVYQDPEVQSVAQFSESSDVYSFGVFLLELITGREAASLMPPESREYLAHWMEAHFSSNELIDPRLGGSFTSEGMKELVGLAFQCLNPSSRRRPRMRLVATELDRILETEMSMTTFMGDGTAIVTLGSQLFTS
- the LOC101753088 gene encoding probable receptor-like protein kinase At2g39360 isoform X3, which gives rise to MSLPIALVVGISAGGATLLAAAAVLLALWCAARRRARRNRNSDTGSSDPSTLVEWGKGGRSSLAPEPETEHQVARQFSLEELVQATKNFSDANIVGAGSFGLVYMGLLLDGTIVAIKRRVGAARQEFADEVRWLSEIRHRNVVTLIGYCQEGGLQMLVYEYLPNGSVCGHLYGKGSTARLEFKQRLSIAIGAAKGLNHLHSRDVPLIHKNFKTNNVLVDENFIAKVADAGLVRLLRGSDEAGPSHGFSSSVYQDPEVQSVAQFSESSDVYSFGVFLLELITGREAASLMPPESREYLAHWVISTDM